In Scatophagus argus isolate fScaArg1 chromosome 3, fScaArg1.pri, whole genome shotgun sequence, one genomic interval encodes:
- the znf740a gene encoding gastrula zinc finger protein XlCGF57.1 isoform X14 has product MSHLPSSSVRDHMKWAGLLGCEAVLSSMALMQASSMAAPPKKMMAPLGHAPPQREGPDRGPQSHMILPSGMSCPPLLIRKEGEFQAPRLLDEKEMRANEDMQQKKKNRKSVTPCKVREQEGRGGKGTGDENGPSSKVQKNFICDHCYGAFRSGYHLKRHILIHTGVKPYACSMCDMRFFQRYHLARHSLTHTGVKPYACSMCDMRFFQRYHLARHSLTHTGVKPYACSMCDMRFFQRYHLARHTLTHTGVKPYACSMCDMRFFQRYHLARHSLTHTGVKPYACTMCDMRFIQRYQLERHSLTHTGVKPYACTMCDKRFFQRYHLARHSLTHMGVKPYACTMCDMKFFQRYHLARHSLTHTGVKPYACTMCDKRFFQRYHLARHSLTHMGVKPFACTVCDMRFVQRYHLARHSLTHTGVKPYACTMCDKRFFQRYHLARHSLTHMGVKPFACTMCDMKFVQRYHLARHSLTHTGVKPYACSMCDMRFIQRNHLERHSLTHTGEKPFACDMCDMRFIQRYHLERHKRVHSGEKPYQCERCQQNFSRTDRLLRHRRLCQGRSVAKVENQPCCEPRPYPQEPPPAPPTWSPLHPPPGRLAV; this is encoded by the exons ATGTCACATCTGCCCAGCAGCTCAGTCCGCGACCATATGAAATGG gCGGGGCTGCTTGGCTGTGAAGCTGTCCTCTCCAGTATGGCCCTAATGCAAGCCAGCTCCATGGCTGCTCCGCCCAAAAAAATGATGGCTCCACTTGGTCATGCACCACCGCAGCGAGAGGGACCTGACCGTGGTCCCCAGAGCCACATGATCCTCCCATCTGGAATGAGCTGTCCACCCCTG CTTATTCGGAAGGAAGGTGAATTCCAAGCTCCCCGCCTGCTGGACGAGAAGGAGATGAGGGCCAACGAGGacatgcagcagaaaaaaaagaacaggaaatCAGTAACGCCCTGTAAAGTGAGAGAACAAGAGGGAAGGGGTGGGAAG GGCACAGGAGATGAGAATGGTCCATCATCCAAAGTGcagaaaaactttatttgtgATCACTGTTACGGAGCATTTAGGAGTGGATACCACCTGAAGAGACATATCCTCATTCATACAG GGGTGAAGCCGTACGCTTGCTCCATGTGTGACATGAGGTTCTTCCAACGTTACCATCTGGCAAGACACAGCCTCACTCATACTG GGGTGAAGCCATACGCTTGCTCCATGTGTGACATGAGATTTTTCCAACGCTACCACTTGGCAAGACACAGCCTCACTCACACGG gggtGAAGCCATATGCTTGCTCCATGTGTGACATGAGATTTTTCCAGAGATACCACCTGGCAAGACACACTCTCACCCATACGG GGGTGAAGCCATACGCTTGCTCCATGTGTGACATGAGATTCTTCCAGCGTTACCATTTGGCAAGACACAGCCTCACTCATACTG GGGTGAAGCCGTATGCTTGTACCATGTGTGACATGAGGTTTATACAGCGTTACCAGCTGGAGAGACACAGTCTCACTCATACAG GGGTGAAGCCGTACGCTTGCACCATGTGTGACAAGAGGTTTTTTCAGCGCTACCACCTGGCGAGACACAGCCTCACTCATATGG GTGTGAAACCTTATGCTTGCACCATGTGTGACATGAAGTTTTTTCAGCGTTACCACCTGGCGAGACACAGCCTCACTCATACGG GTGTGAAACCTTATGCTTGCACCATGTGTGACAAGAGGTTTTTTCAGCGCTACCACCTGGCGAGACACAGCCTCACTCATATGG GTGTGAAACCTTTTGCTTGTACCGTGTGTGACATGAGGTTTGTTCAGCGTTACCACCTGGCGAGACACAGCCTCACTCATACGG GTGTGAAACCTTATGCTTGCACCATGTGTGACAAGAGGTTTTTTCAGCGCTACCACCTGGCGAGACACAGCCTCACTCATATGG GTGTGAAACCTTTTGCTTGTACCATGTGTGACATGAAGTTTGTTCAGCGTTACCACCTGGCGAGACACAGCCTCACTCATACGG gggtgAAGCCGTATGCTTGTTCCATGTGTGACATGAGGTTTATTCAGCGTAACCACCTGGAGAGACACAGCCTCACTCATACGG GAGAGAAGCCATTTGCTTGTGACATGTGTGATATGAGGTTTATCCAGCGCTACCACCTTGAGAGACACAAGCGTGTCCATAGTGGGGAGAAGCCTTACCAGTGTGAACGGTGCCAGCAG aaCTTTTCACGGACAGACAGGCTGTTGCGGCATCGGCGGTTGTGCCAGGGTCGCAGCGTAGCCAAAGTGGAGAACCAGCCGTGCTGCGAACCGCGCCCGTACCCCCAAGAACCCCCACCTGCACCCCCGACCTGGAGTCCCCTGCATCCCCCCCCGGGCCGACTGGCGGTCTGA
- the znf740a gene encoding gastrula zinc finger protein XlCGF57.1 isoform X23, giving the protein MSHLPSSSVRDHMKWAGLLGCEAVLSSMALMQASSMAAPPKKMMAPLGHAPPQREGPDRGPQSHMILPSGMSCPPLLIRKEGEFQAPRLLDEKEMRANEDMQQKKKNRKSVTPCKVREQEGRGGKGTGDENGPSSKVQKNFICDHCYGAFRSGYHLKRHILIHTGVKPYACSMCDMRFFQRYHLARHSLTHTGVKPYACSMCDMRFFQRYHLARHSLTHTGVKPYACTMCDMRFIQRYQLERHSLTHTGVKPYACTMCDKRFFQRYHLARHSLTHMGVKPYACTMCDMKFFQRYHLARHSLTHTGVKPYACTMCDKRFFQRYHLARHSLTHMGVKPFACTVCDMRFVQRYHLARHSLTHTGVKPYACTMCDKRFFQRYHLARHSLTHMGVKPFACTMCDMKFVQRYHLARHSLTHTGVKPYACSMCDMRFIQRNHLERHSLTHTGEKPFACDMCDMRFIQRYHLERHKRVHSGEKPYQCERCQQNFSRTDRLLRHRRLCQGRSVAKVENQPCCEPRPYPQEPPPAPPTWSPLHPPPGRLAV; this is encoded by the exons ATGTCACATCTGCCCAGCAGCTCAGTCCGCGACCATATGAAATGG gCGGGGCTGCTTGGCTGTGAAGCTGTCCTCTCCAGTATGGCCCTAATGCAAGCCAGCTCCATGGCTGCTCCGCCCAAAAAAATGATGGCTCCACTTGGTCATGCACCACCGCAGCGAGAGGGACCTGACCGTGGTCCCCAGAGCCACATGATCCTCCCATCTGGAATGAGCTGTCCACCCCTG CTTATTCGGAAGGAAGGTGAATTCCAAGCTCCCCGCCTGCTGGACGAGAAGGAGATGAGGGCCAACGAGGacatgcagcagaaaaaaaagaacaggaaatCAGTAACGCCCTGTAAAGTGAGAGAACAAGAGGGAAGGGGTGGGAAG GGCACAGGAGATGAGAATGGTCCATCATCCAAAGTGcagaaaaactttatttgtgATCACTGTTACGGAGCATTTAGGAGTGGATACCACCTGAAGAGACATATCCTCATTCATACAG GGGTGAAGCCGTACGCTTGCTCCATGTGTGACATGAGGTTCTTCCAACGTTACCATCTGGCAAGACACAGCCTCACTCATACTG GGGTGAAGCCATACGCTTGCTCCATGTGTGACATGAGATTCTTCCAGCGTTACCATTTGGCAAGACACAGCCTCACTCATACTG GGGTGAAGCCGTATGCTTGTACCATGTGTGACATGAGGTTTATACAGCGTTACCAGCTGGAGAGACACAGTCTCACTCATACAG GGGTGAAGCCGTACGCTTGCACCATGTGTGACAAGAGGTTTTTTCAGCGCTACCACCTGGCGAGACACAGCCTCACTCATATGG GTGTGAAACCTTATGCTTGCACCATGTGTGACATGAAGTTTTTTCAGCGTTACCACCTGGCGAGACACAGCCTCACTCATACGG GTGTGAAACCTTATGCTTGCACCATGTGTGACAAGAGGTTTTTTCAGCGCTACCACCTGGCGAGACACAGCCTCACTCATATGG GTGTGAAACCTTTTGCTTGTACCGTGTGTGACATGAGGTTTGTTCAGCGTTACCACCTGGCGAGACACAGCCTCACTCATACGG GTGTGAAACCTTATGCTTGCACCATGTGTGACAAGAGGTTTTTTCAGCGCTACCACCTGGCGAGACACAGCCTCACTCATATGG GTGTGAAACCTTTTGCTTGTACCATGTGTGACATGAAGTTTGTTCAGCGTTACCACCTGGCGAGACACAGCCTCACTCATACGG gggtgAAGCCGTATGCTTGTTCCATGTGTGACATGAGGTTTATTCAGCGTAACCACCTGGAGAGACACAGCCTCACTCATACGG GAGAGAAGCCATTTGCTTGTGACATGTGTGATATGAGGTTTATCCAGCGCTACCACCTTGAGAGACACAAGCGTGTCCATAGTGGGGAGAAGCCTTACCAGTGTGAACGGTGCCAGCAG aaCTTTTCACGGACAGACAGGCTGTTGCGGCATCGGCGGTTGTGCCAGGGTCGCAGCGTAGCCAAAGTGGAGAACCAGCCGTGCTGCGAACCGCGCCCGTACCCCCAAGAACCCCCACCTGCACCCCCGACCTGGAGTCCCCTGCATCCCCCCCCGGGCCGACTGGCGGTCTGA
- the znf740a gene encoding gastrula zinc finger protein XlCGF57.1 isoform X19, whose product MSHLPSSSVRDHMKWAGLLGCEAVLSSMALMQASSMAAPPKKMMAPLGHAPPQREGPDRGPQSHMILPSGMSCPPLLIRKEGEFQAPRLLDEKEMRANEDMQQKKKNRKSVTPCKVREQEGRGGKGTGDENGPSSKVQKNFICDHCYGAFRSGYHLKRHILIHTGVKPYACSMCDMRFFQRYHLARHSLTHTGVKPYACSMCDMRFFQRYHLARHTLTHTGVKPYACSMCDMRFFQRYHLARHSLTHTGVKPYACTMCDMRFIQRYQLERHSLTHTGVKPYACTMCDKRFFQRYHLARHSLTHMGVKPYACTMCDMKFFQRYHLARHSLTHTGVKPYACTMCDKRFFQRYHLARHSLTHMGVKPFACTVCDMRFVQRYHLARHSLTHTGVKPYACTMCDKRFFQRYHLARHSLTHMGVKPFACTMCDMKFVQRYHLARHSLTHTGVKPYACSMCDMRFIQRNHLERHSLTHTGEKPFACDMCDMRFIQRYHLERHKRVHSGEKPYQCERCQQNFSRTDRLLRHRRLCQGRSVAKVENQPCCEPRPYPQEPPPAPPTWSPLHPPPGRLAV is encoded by the exons ATGTCACATCTGCCCAGCAGCTCAGTCCGCGACCATATGAAATGG gCGGGGCTGCTTGGCTGTGAAGCTGTCCTCTCCAGTATGGCCCTAATGCAAGCCAGCTCCATGGCTGCTCCGCCCAAAAAAATGATGGCTCCACTTGGTCATGCACCACCGCAGCGAGAGGGACCTGACCGTGGTCCCCAGAGCCACATGATCCTCCCATCTGGAATGAGCTGTCCACCCCTG CTTATTCGGAAGGAAGGTGAATTCCAAGCTCCCCGCCTGCTGGACGAGAAGGAGATGAGGGCCAACGAGGacatgcagcagaaaaaaaagaacaggaaatCAGTAACGCCCTGTAAAGTGAGAGAACAAGAGGGAAGGGGTGGGAAG GGCACAGGAGATGAGAATGGTCCATCATCCAAAGTGcagaaaaactttatttgtgATCACTGTTACGGAGCATTTAGGAGTGGATACCACCTGAAGAGACATATCCTCATTCATACAG GGGTGAAGCCGTACGCTTGCTCCATGTGTGACATGAGGTTCTTCCAACGTTACCATCTGGCAAGACACAGCCTCACTCATACTG gggtGAAGCCATATGCTTGCTCCATGTGTGACATGAGATTTTTCCAGAGATACCACCTGGCAAGACACACTCTCACCCATACGG GGGTGAAGCCATACGCTTGCTCCATGTGTGACATGAGATTCTTCCAGCGTTACCATTTGGCAAGACACAGCCTCACTCATACTG GGGTGAAGCCGTATGCTTGTACCATGTGTGACATGAGGTTTATACAGCGTTACCAGCTGGAGAGACACAGTCTCACTCATACAG GGGTGAAGCCGTACGCTTGCACCATGTGTGACAAGAGGTTTTTTCAGCGCTACCACCTGGCGAGACACAGCCTCACTCATATGG GTGTGAAACCTTATGCTTGCACCATGTGTGACATGAAGTTTTTTCAGCGTTACCACCTGGCGAGACACAGCCTCACTCATACGG GTGTGAAACCTTATGCTTGCACCATGTGTGACAAGAGGTTTTTTCAGCGCTACCACCTGGCGAGACACAGCCTCACTCATATGG GTGTGAAACCTTTTGCTTGTACCGTGTGTGACATGAGGTTTGTTCAGCGTTACCACCTGGCGAGACACAGCCTCACTCATACGG GTGTGAAACCTTATGCTTGCACCATGTGTGACAAGAGGTTTTTTCAGCGCTACCACCTGGCGAGACACAGCCTCACTCATATGG GTGTGAAACCTTTTGCTTGTACCATGTGTGACATGAAGTTTGTTCAGCGTTACCACCTGGCGAGACACAGCCTCACTCATACGG gggtgAAGCCGTATGCTTGTTCCATGTGTGACATGAGGTTTATTCAGCGTAACCACCTGGAGAGACACAGCCTCACTCATACGG GAGAGAAGCCATTTGCTTGTGACATGTGTGATATGAGGTTTATCCAGCGCTACCACCTTGAGAGACACAAGCGTGTCCATAGTGGGGAGAAGCCTTACCAGTGTGAACGGTGCCAGCAG aaCTTTTCACGGACAGACAGGCTGTTGCGGCATCGGCGGTTGTGCCAGGGTCGCAGCGTAGCCAAAGTGGAGAACCAGCCGTGCTGCGAACCGCGCCCGTACCCCCAAGAACCCCCACCTGCACCCCCGACCTGGAGTCCCCTGCATCCCCCCCCGGGCCGACTGGCGGTCTGA
- the znf740a gene encoding gastrula zinc finger protein XlCGF57.1 isoform X20, with translation MSHLPSSSVRDHMKWAGLLGCEAVLSSMALMQASSMAAPPKKMMAPLGHAPPQREGPDRGPQSHMILPSGMSCPPLLIRKEGEFQAPRLLDEKEMRANEDMQQKKKNRKSVTPCKVREQEGRGGKGTGDENGPSSKVQKNFICDHCYGAFRSGYHLKRHILIHTGEKPYACAVCDMRFIQRYHLERHSLIHTGVKPYACSMCDMRFFQRYHLARHSLTHTGVKPYACSMCDMRFFQRYHLARHSLTHTGVKPYACTMCDMRFIQRYQLERHSLTHTGVKPYACTMCDKRFFQRYHLARHSLTHMGVKPYACTMCDMKFFQRYHLARHSLTHTGVKPYACTMCDKRFFQRYHLARHSLTHMGVKPFACTVCDMRFVQRYHLARHSLTHTGVKPYACTMCDKRFFQRYHLARHSLTHMGVKPFACTMCDMKFVQRYHLARHSLTHTGVKPYACSMCDMRFIQRNHLERHSLTHTGEKPFACDMCDMRFIQRYHLERHKRVHSGEKPYQCERCQQNFSRTDRLLRHRRLCQGRSVAKVENQPCCEPRPYPQEPPPAPPTWSPLHPPPGRLAV, from the exons ATGTCACATCTGCCCAGCAGCTCAGTCCGCGACCATATGAAATGG gCGGGGCTGCTTGGCTGTGAAGCTGTCCTCTCCAGTATGGCCCTAATGCAAGCCAGCTCCATGGCTGCTCCGCCCAAAAAAATGATGGCTCCACTTGGTCATGCACCACCGCAGCGAGAGGGACCTGACCGTGGTCCCCAGAGCCACATGATCCTCCCATCTGGAATGAGCTGTCCACCCCTG CTTATTCGGAAGGAAGGTGAATTCCAAGCTCCCCGCCTGCTGGACGAGAAGGAGATGAGGGCCAACGAGGacatgcagcagaaaaaaaagaacaggaaatCAGTAACGCCCTGTAAAGTGAGAGAACAAGAGGGAAGGGGTGGGAAG GGCACAGGAGATGAGAATGGTCCATCATCCAAAGTGcagaaaaactttatttgtgATCACTGTTACGGAGCATTTAGGAGTGGATACCACCTGAAGAGACATATCCTCATTCATACAG GGGAGAAGCCGTATGCTTGTGCCGTATGTGACATGAGGTTTATTCAGCGTTACCACCTGGAGAGACACAGCCTCATTCACACGG GGGTGAAGCCGTACGCTTGCTCCATGTGTGACATGAGGTTCTTCCAACGTTACCATCTGGCAAGACACAGCCTCACTCATACTG GGGTGAAGCCATACGCTTGCTCCATGTGTGACATGAGATTCTTCCAGCGTTACCATTTGGCAAGACACAGCCTCACTCATACTG GGGTGAAGCCGTATGCTTGTACCATGTGTGACATGAGGTTTATACAGCGTTACCAGCTGGAGAGACACAGTCTCACTCATACAG GGGTGAAGCCGTACGCTTGCACCATGTGTGACAAGAGGTTTTTTCAGCGCTACCACCTGGCGAGACACAGCCTCACTCATATGG GTGTGAAACCTTATGCTTGCACCATGTGTGACATGAAGTTTTTTCAGCGTTACCACCTGGCGAGACACAGCCTCACTCATACGG GTGTGAAACCTTATGCTTGCACCATGTGTGACAAGAGGTTTTTTCAGCGCTACCACCTGGCGAGACACAGCCTCACTCATATGG GTGTGAAACCTTTTGCTTGTACCGTGTGTGACATGAGGTTTGTTCAGCGTTACCACCTGGCGAGACACAGCCTCACTCATACGG GTGTGAAACCTTATGCTTGCACCATGTGTGACAAGAGGTTTTTTCAGCGCTACCACCTGGCGAGACACAGCCTCACTCATATGG GTGTGAAACCTTTTGCTTGTACCATGTGTGACATGAAGTTTGTTCAGCGTTACCACCTGGCGAGACACAGCCTCACTCATACGG gggtgAAGCCGTATGCTTGTTCCATGTGTGACATGAGGTTTATTCAGCGTAACCACCTGGAGAGACACAGCCTCACTCATACGG GAGAGAAGCCATTTGCTTGTGACATGTGTGATATGAGGTTTATCCAGCGCTACCACCTTGAGAGACACAAGCGTGTCCATAGTGGGGAGAAGCCTTACCAGTGTGAACGGTGCCAGCAG aaCTTTTCACGGACAGACAGGCTGTTGCGGCATCGGCGGTTGTGCCAGGGTCGCAGCGTAGCCAAAGTGGAGAACCAGCCGTGCTGCGAACCGCGCCCGTACCCCCAAGAACCCCCACCTGCACCCCCGACCTGGAGTCCCCTGCATCCCCCCCCGGGCCGACTGGCGGTCTGA
- the znf740a gene encoding gastrula zinc finger protein XlCGF57.1 isoform X3 → MSHLPSSSVRDHMKWAGLLGCEAVLSSMALMQASSMAAPPKKMMAPLGHAPPQREGPDRGPQSHMILPSGMSCPPLLIRKEGEFQAPRLLDEKEMRANEDMQQKKKNRKSVTPCKVREQEGRGGKGTGDENGPSSKVQKNFICDHCYGAFRSGYHLKRHILIHTGEKPYACAVCDMRFIQRYHLERHSLIHTGVKPYACSMCDMRFFQRYHLARHSLTHTGVKPYACSMCDMRFFQRYHLARHSLTHTGVKPYACSMCDMRFFQRYHLARHTLTHTGVKPYACSMCDMRFFQRYHLARHSLTHTGVKPYACTMCDMRFIQRYQLERHSLTHTGVKPYACTMCDKRFFQRYHLARHSLTHMGVKPYACTMCDMKFFQRYHLARHSLTHTGVKPYACTMCDKRFFQRYHLARHSLTHMGVKPFACTVCDMRFVQRYHLARHSLTHTGVKPYACTMCDKRFFQRYHLARHSLTHMGVKPFACTMCDMKFVQRYHLARHSLTHTGVKPYACSMCDMRFIQRNHLERHSLTHTGEKPFACDMCDMRFIQRYHLERHKRVHSGEKPYQCERCQQNFSRTDRLLRHRRLCQGRSVAKVENQPCCEPRPYPQEPPPAPPTWSPLHPPPGRLAV, encoded by the exons ATGTCACATCTGCCCAGCAGCTCAGTCCGCGACCATATGAAATGG gCGGGGCTGCTTGGCTGTGAAGCTGTCCTCTCCAGTATGGCCCTAATGCAAGCCAGCTCCATGGCTGCTCCGCCCAAAAAAATGATGGCTCCACTTGGTCATGCACCACCGCAGCGAGAGGGACCTGACCGTGGTCCCCAGAGCCACATGATCCTCCCATCTGGAATGAGCTGTCCACCCCTG CTTATTCGGAAGGAAGGTGAATTCCAAGCTCCCCGCCTGCTGGACGAGAAGGAGATGAGGGCCAACGAGGacatgcagcagaaaaaaaagaacaggaaatCAGTAACGCCCTGTAAAGTGAGAGAACAAGAGGGAAGGGGTGGGAAG GGCACAGGAGATGAGAATGGTCCATCATCCAAAGTGcagaaaaactttatttgtgATCACTGTTACGGAGCATTTAGGAGTGGATACCACCTGAAGAGACATATCCTCATTCATACAG GGGAGAAGCCGTATGCTTGTGCCGTATGTGACATGAGGTTTATTCAGCGTTACCACCTGGAGAGACACAGCCTCATTCACACGG GGGTGAAGCCGTACGCTTGCTCCATGTGTGACATGAGGTTCTTCCAACGTTACCATCTGGCAAGACACAGCCTCACTCATACTG GGGTGAAGCCATACGCTTGCTCCATGTGTGACATGAGATTTTTCCAACGCTACCACTTGGCAAGACACAGCCTCACTCACACGG gggtGAAGCCATATGCTTGCTCCATGTGTGACATGAGATTTTTCCAGAGATACCACCTGGCAAGACACACTCTCACCCATACGG GGGTGAAGCCATACGCTTGCTCCATGTGTGACATGAGATTCTTCCAGCGTTACCATTTGGCAAGACACAGCCTCACTCATACTG GGGTGAAGCCGTATGCTTGTACCATGTGTGACATGAGGTTTATACAGCGTTACCAGCTGGAGAGACACAGTCTCACTCATACAG GGGTGAAGCCGTACGCTTGCACCATGTGTGACAAGAGGTTTTTTCAGCGCTACCACCTGGCGAGACACAGCCTCACTCATATGG GTGTGAAACCTTATGCTTGCACCATGTGTGACATGAAGTTTTTTCAGCGTTACCACCTGGCGAGACACAGCCTCACTCATACGG GTGTGAAACCTTATGCTTGCACCATGTGTGACAAGAGGTTTTTTCAGCGCTACCACCTGGCGAGACACAGCCTCACTCATATGG GTGTGAAACCTTTTGCTTGTACCGTGTGTGACATGAGGTTTGTTCAGCGTTACCACCTGGCGAGACACAGCCTCACTCATACGG GTGTGAAACCTTATGCTTGCACCATGTGTGACAAGAGGTTTTTTCAGCGCTACCACCTGGCGAGACACAGCCTCACTCATATGG GTGTGAAACCTTTTGCTTGTACCATGTGTGACATGAAGTTTGTTCAGCGTTACCACCTGGCGAGACACAGCCTCACTCATACGG gggtgAAGCCGTATGCTTGTTCCATGTGTGACATGAGGTTTATTCAGCGTAACCACCTGGAGAGACACAGCCTCACTCATACGG GAGAGAAGCCATTTGCTTGTGACATGTGTGATATGAGGTTTATCCAGCGCTACCACCTTGAGAGACACAAGCGTGTCCATAGTGGGGAGAAGCCTTACCAGTGTGAACGGTGCCAGCAG aaCTTTTCACGGACAGACAGGCTGTTGCGGCATCGGCGGTTGTGCCAGGGTCGCAGCGTAGCCAAAGTGGAGAACCAGCCGTGCTGCGAACCGCGCCCGTACCCCCAAGAACCCCCACCTGCACCCCCGACCTGGAGTCCCCTGCATCCCCCCCCGGGCCGACTGGCGGTCTGA
- the znf740a gene encoding gastrula zinc finger protein XlCGF57.1 isoform X15, with the protein MSHLPSSSVRDHMKWAGLLGCEAVLSSMALMQASSMAAPPKKMMAPLGHAPPQREGPDRGPQSHMILPSGMSCPPLLIRKEGEFQAPRLLDEKEMRANEDMQQKKKNRKSVTPCKVREQEGRGGKGTGDENGPSSKVQKNFICDHCYGAFRSGYHLKRHILIHTGEKPYACAVCDMRFIQRYHLERHSLIHTGVKPYACSMCDMRFFQRYHLARHSLTHTGVKPYACSMCDMRFFQRYHLARHTLTHTGVKPYACSMCDMRFFQRYHLARHSLTHTGVKPYACTMCDMRFIQRYQLERHSLTHTGVKPYACTMCDKRFFQRYHLARHSLTHMGVKPYACTMCDMKFFQRYHLARHSLTHTGVKPYACTMCDKRFFQRYHLARHSLTHMGVKPFACTVCDMRFVQRYHLARHSLTHTGVKPYACTMCDKRFFQRYHLARHSLTHMGVKPFACTMCDMKFVQRYHLARHSLTHTGVKPYACSMCDMRFIQRNHLERHSLTHTGEKPFACDMCDMRFIQRYHLERHKRVHSGEKPYQCERCQQNFSRTDRLLRHRRLCQGRSVAKVENQPCCEPRPYPQEPPPAPPTWSPLHPPPGRLAV; encoded by the exons ATGTCACATCTGCCCAGCAGCTCAGTCCGCGACCATATGAAATGG gCGGGGCTGCTTGGCTGTGAAGCTGTCCTCTCCAGTATGGCCCTAATGCAAGCCAGCTCCATGGCTGCTCCGCCCAAAAAAATGATGGCTCCACTTGGTCATGCACCACCGCAGCGAGAGGGACCTGACCGTGGTCCCCAGAGCCACATGATCCTCCCATCTGGAATGAGCTGTCCACCCCTG CTTATTCGGAAGGAAGGTGAATTCCAAGCTCCCCGCCTGCTGGACGAGAAGGAGATGAGGGCCAACGAGGacatgcagcagaaaaaaaagaacaggaaatCAGTAACGCCCTGTAAAGTGAGAGAACAAGAGGGAAGGGGTGGGAAG GGCACAGGAGATGAGAATGGTCCATCATCCAAAGTGcagaaaaactttatttgtgATCACTGTTACGGAGCATTTAGGAGTGGATACCACCTGAAGAGACATATCCTCATTCATACAG GGGAGAAGCCGTATGCTTGTGCCGTATGTGACATGAGGTTTATTCAGCGTTACCACCTGGAGAGACACAGCCTCATTCACACGG GGGTGAAGCCGTACGCTTGCTCCATGTGTGACATGAGGTTCTTCCAACGTTACCATCTGGCAAGACACAGCCTCACTCATACTG gggtGAAGCCATATGCTTGCTCCATGTGTGACATGAGATTTTTCCAGAGATACCACCTGGCAAGACACACTCTCACCCATACGG GGGTGAAGCCATACGCTTGCTCCATGTGTGACATGAGATTCTTCCAGCGTTACCATTTGGCAAGACACAGCCTCACTCATACTG GGGTGAAGCCGTATGCTTGTACCATGTGTGACATGAGGTTTATACAGCGTTACCAGCTGGAGAGACACAGTCTCACTCATACAG GGGTGAAGCCGTACGCTTGCACCATGTGTGACAAGAGGTTTTTTCAGCGCTACCACCTGGCGAGACACAGCCTCACTCATATGG GTGTGAAACCTTATGCTTGCACCATGTGTGACATGAAGTTTTTTCAGCGTTACCACCTGGCGAGACACAGCCTCACTCATACGG GTGTGAAACCTTATGCTTGCACCATGTGTGACAAGAGGTTTTTTCAGCGCTACCACCTGGCGAGACACAGCCTCACTCATATGG GTGTGAAACCTTTTGCTTGTACCGTGTGTGACATGAGGTTTGTTCAGCGTTACCACCTGGCGAGACACAGCCTCACTCATACGG GTGTGAAACCTTATGCTTGCACCATGTGTGACAAGAGGTTTTTTCAGCGCTACCACCTGGCGAGACACAGCCTCACTCATATGG GTGTGAAACCTTTTGCTTGTACCATGTGTGACATGAAGTTTGTTCAGCGTTACCACCTGGCGAGACACAGCCTCACTCATACGG gggtgAAGCCGTATGCTTGTTCCATGTGTGACATGAGGTTTATTCAGCGTAACCACCTGGAGAGACACAGCCTCACTCATACGG GAGAGAAGCCATTTGCTTGTGACATGTGTGATATGAGGTTTATCCAGCGCTACCACCTTGAGAGACACAAGCGTGTCCATAGTGGGGAGAAGCCTTACCAGTGTGAACGGTGCCAGCAG aaCTTTTCACGGACAGACAGGCTGTTGCGGCATCGGCGGTTGTGCCAGGGTCGCAGCGTAGCCAAAGTGGAGAACCAGCCGTGCTGCGAACCGCGCCCGTACCCCCAAGAACCCCCACCTGCACCCCCGACCTGGAGTCCCCTGCATCCCCCCCCGGGCCGACTGGCGGTCTGA